TGACTGGGGTCTCTTTGAACTGACAGGACTTGTGACACATCGTGAGGCTGTGTGATCGACTCTGAATGAGCTGGGACTTTTTAAACCTCTTTATAGAAATGACCAAGCCGCtacatttttacaattacaaactggcagaaattatttaaatgtagaaACCCTGACAACATGATTACTTTGGATAAATCGTTGTCGTATTTACATAAAGGGTATTTGTTCCTGTATGTGTGAATCTTTCCTGATTCTGACATCAGACCATTTATACTGTATCTCTCACTATATCACGTTTTATTCCATAACATTCCATTTTGTTAAAACTTATCTAAATACATGCATTACGGCCTACACATTGATACATTTGGTATTAATAAATGATAACTGTCAATGGTGTAGTCAGGTGAAATACCAAGTATATTAGGATACTAATTAAATAAGTAAAGAGTTTAATGGTAaatttattttgaacaatcatatACCTCTTGATTTACATTTAGGGGGAACTATGATAGTGAACAATTAGATTTATATACTCTAAATATGTTGTAGTTTTTTGGTGCACTTTACCAAATCTATAATGAGCATTGAAAGTTACTGTTTAAACCACTGTTTTTGACAGGTATTATATTACAGGTATTACCAGAGTATTTAGGTACTATTCTgcactaattattttattttgttcaagaaaaaaagccatgGTTACAAGTGACGTTTAATTTACAGAAAAACACAATTTAAGAAAACATTAATGTGAATATACAGCatatttttaagtataaatatctATTGAAGCATGCACGCAAACCAATTTCAATTGCAATTACTGGACTGTCATCGTGTATTTTTAAATAACCACATAAAAAAGCATATATAAAAACTTCATAAACCGCAAATCCTTAAGATCAATAGCATTGCACGTgatcatatatatacatatatagtatatatattttttattttgctttaaatGCTATTCCAGCTGCCTTGCCTGTATTAAAGTGGTTTGAATGCATCTGGCTTGATAGTatcaaaatacaattttgaacTTATTCTAATGTATTGCTTTTCAGCTATGAAGCATCTGAAACCACCAGTACAATCTTGTTTGACTATGCATCTTAAAAGAAGTTGTAATATTAACAATGAACTAAATATATTAGTTCCTAGACTTTTGTTCAATTTCATATTGTATTgtttaatacaaattatatttcaaGTTGTATTTAAATAAAGCAAACTTTACAAGTCTTTGAGCTTTGGTCAATGTGAAGTGGACACCACAGCACACCTgaacaccaattttttttttaatgttttttttttctgcaatgtAACCCAGAAGTATGTTTCTGACAGAAAAAGGTAAATAGTTTTTGCCATTTTATTAGTTCCAAACAAATAGGTACATgaactttgtaaaaaaacaaacaaaaaaaaacaaaaacaaaatgaaataaaaacaaatgcagtGGACCTTAAATACTTCTCTCTAACCAAGTTTATAATACAAGCACTGACTTTAATTAAAAACAAGTTAAACAATGGCACTGAAACTGGCTAATGCTGGGTCAACAACATTCTAGGAAGAATTGATTACCTGAGGAGTACTTGTTACTAAACCCCAGTTCTCATTTACCCCCAATGGACTGTCTACCACTGGTGCAGCCTCGTCGTTAGCCAAACACTGATGTTTGGGAACCGCAGATGGGCTGCTGAAAGGTACTGCGCACATGCTGCATTTGTAGGGTCTTTCTGAAGACAGGAAGAGAGCATCCACCTGACTGTTGTCTTCTCCACCACAAAGAACCAAACTTTGCTTGTTCACCATAATGTATGACTCACTGTCCTGACTCAAACAAACATGTCGAGCAGCTTGGTTTGCTCTGCAGAAGCTTTTTCCACAAGCACTACACTTATATGGCTTTCCTGTGTGAATATACATGTGTTCACGCCAGTGGCTCTTCTGAATGAACTTGCGGCCACAGTTCGGACATTCAAATTTTCGCCGCTTCATTTCACGATCCATGTCGGTGCCCTCTAGGTTGTCTATGTCAGCAATGTCAGAGGGTGGTGGGGTGTCTTCCATCCATGTTTGTTGATCGGTATCACTTATAACATCACTGTCAGCTTGCAAATTGGCCTCTTCCATTTCCTGACCTTCAACCTCAAAAGGATAACCATTTTGTATAGACGATACCGGAGGCTCAGTTGCTTGGCTGATGTGGACAAGTAGATGCTCCTTCAATTTGAACCTCTGGTTAAAACGGCTTCCGCAATAATTGCAGGTGTAATGCTTTCTAGTTGAAGTGTTTCTCCTCATTATGCCATAGGTGAGATGTTGGATCATGGTGGCAGCAGCATTCTGGGTGGGTGACTCTATGCCAACAGGTTGTGGAGATCTATACACCATATCAGGCATCTCTGAACCTTCTTGGCCCATAATTTCACAGTTGTTAGCATCTTCTTTGCATGTTGTATTGTTGTTGGGTAGGCTGAATGTCTCATCAGATATCTGTATGCCATAAAGGTTGTTTGTCAAAGGTAAATCCTGGGACTCAGGGTTTATAAGGCTTGCCTCCTGTAATAAGGGGTAAGCGTGCAGAAATTTTACACCCTGCTCAAGGCGAAGAGGGTCAATGAGCTGTGTGGTAAATTTTCCAGTATACATTAAGTTAAGCAAGTAGTTGAAGACGTCGGGTTGTATATCTGAGGGCTTCAGTCGAACACAGTCACTGCAAaatagtagaaagaattattCTAATCCAGACCATCGCTAAAACACCTCTACTACAACTGTGATTATAGAACTCGTCACAAATCGTTCATGTACaaatgcagatttatttatttatttattgttattattattattttttttgcaattacgcTCACCTGTCTTGGTGAATAAACAGCATGCGGAAGTAGTTTGAGAAAGCTGCAAGAACAGCTTTATGGACTTTGAAAAGAATGTCTCCGATGGCCACAGTACAGTCACAGAGGAAACCAAACTCCCTTTGAGCATTGAGATGTTTCAGAAGAACCAGACCTTGGTGGGCcaagtccattttttttttctttcacctaaacacacacatacacaaataaaaacaaaataatcattagGTTTTCCACTGATTGGCCAATTTAACTAGCCTCAGATAAAATAACAGGTAACTGTCACAGGGTTCTTAatgggcaagaaggaggcgggatccggcagaacagtcaacataactttaatgatataaatgaacttaaagaaacaaacgcacagacacacacacagcagccgcatgtgtgtgtctctctctcgaactctctcgaactggcacctctggctcgtctttatcctcctcccggctgattagcacAATTCAGCGCCGAGCGTGCGTCCTcatggcccagccatgccctcctcttcgtcacactcctccaccgcccaattcaggctggggaaacctccggcatgaTGTACTCTCCTCCCCTCTCTTcatggaggggaggtgttgcccttccctTCCAGGTCTTCCCCGCccctctggagccctgggagagacgagggtaGGGAGAGGCaaagagtgagggggagagatagagagagagagaggagatagagagaaaaactctctcgccggtccccggacacgctgtcgcctggtcctcagccactcctccgccctctggcggacgacagccactcATCCCCtagcggacggcagcgagtcctccgacccttAGCTGACGGTAACGGCTCCTCCgcatcctggtggatggcagcagttcctccaactcccggcagcgactcctccgcttcctggcggatggcagaggcgaggactccacaacagcgcatccctgaACTCAAacattagtaattttttttcaaaatattttgtagcttttttggaaatgtttttgaaattaatgattaagttgtgtacctCACATGTGTTCAAGGCAtaaggaaactattttaatacctttttcttcatggttacaccacttaacattttttaagtcatttaaaaactagatttttaaatgatttattactTGTATTATCTCGgacattttttcacattatttgtcatttgcatgcatgtactgtatttttgTATGTGAACTTGTTTCTAAAAATGCCATCCAATAAAATCTCTACAAAAACTGCTTGTGAAAATCTCACAGCATAAAAGGTACTATTTCACATGTCTGGCaccacactagctgatttttctggtgattttcaggtgtgagctttatTTACATAATCACCAGTTAGTAGGTGAGAGAGGGAACGCGCATTAGCGTCTGCCAGCAGGAGGCCATTGTTAATATCACTTGACTGTCGGGACTCTCTGCTCATTTAATGGCTTTAAAAACTAAAAAAGCACatcaggcttgcttgaaaaaatcattctgtcaccgAGGCAGGCTCCtgtgttctcttcaagtgaccaatgagcttcttttactgaagaactgaaaaGATGTCAAGCTAAACTGAATGTTTTCATCTCACTCAGCTGCATGTCTTCACAAATGCTGATTGTTaaccatagtgattctgtcaccaataATTTTTCCTGCATTTTTCTCCAACACTAAAATGacaatgaaatcagaaagcggagacagaacagtctgtttttattgaatgaAACTTCTTTACTCACTTAAAGCTGAATATGGACATACACAACAAGCCTcaagggaataaacacataatcACACACTATGTctatgaccccgtttacacctggtattaagataaggaggagggcgtggctgggccgtgttGGAGCAtggctggtgctgaatcagctgattagCGGGAGAGCGATATAAGGGGCGGCCGGAGACACCGTTTCGagaaagagagacacacgtggctgcgttgcatgtgtgtctgtttatgtttttttaagttcatttatatcattaaagtttatgttgccTGTTCAGCCGgtttctgcctcctccttgcccatccttgaccTGTTACAGTGATGCCGAAAAATGGGATGGAGGAGGGATGCGTTGTCATgcgagtcctcgccgctgccatccgccaggggtgcAGCagtggccgtctgcctggggacggaggggtcgctgccggccgcagGAATGGCGGCCATCtaccgagaaggggaggagtggttccgtccACCAGCGGCCTGAGGACTAGCTGCCGTCtgctgggggaggagcgagctggcgcccgccagagggtggaggagcggttgaggaccaggcgacgggcGTCTGGAgatggcgagcaagttcttctctctctctcctttccctctctgtgtgtctccgctcgtgctttccctctccccacgcctcccctcgtctctcccccaggttcacaggaggcggggtggaccaccggctgacagaacggggGGGGGGGTTTAATCTGACCAGTGgcgagtgtgatgaggaggagggcgtggccgggccggcactgaatcagctgatcagcaggagagtgagataaggggcggccggagacgccggttcaagagagagagacgcacttggccacgttgcatgtgtgtctgtttatgtttgttttaagttaatttatatcattaaagtttatgctgactgttcagctggttcccgcctcctctttgcccatcctTGACCTGTTACAGATGCGTTTTGGGtggtccgatcacatgtggtcagtgctaaatacaagtttaaacagggtctaaaacgttttgtgattggatcacaaaaaccacacacaaatgttgtcaaaaacgcatgtaaccgaatcacatttgaggtgtaaatgcaaatCTGTCCTGTATGCATACCGGCAACAGCGAAGGGCCTCcgctcacctgtcaatcaaccactgtgctaaaacaagcgTTTAAATTTTGCCGGTtatgagcagctttaaaaggaaataactgtccgatcggaAAATGCAAAATAGCGTATACATAAACACGAaaacttcatggatcttcttcagtgtgtctgaaatcaacatgcacggacacttatgagaagcacaaacatctgcagctcaggttaatacaggtaatccattaGAATAAcaaacaatttattgtttttgtgtttagattacatttcagatgcatctgggagcAATAGCGTCTTTTcagactttgttgtgctttaatgccatgcagtaacacactgacacagTTATTGATGCATTTCATCACAAAACAGAGTCCCTTCcttccaaatccgatcacaagtggtcacaggagatgcatttaaaagaccagatgaaaaatagtggtgtctcacctgaccacatgtgatcagatcacccaagaaacatcttaatacaaggtgtaaacggggtctactGTAATCATACTTGGGCATGAGTACTCAGGTACtcagacgtggcagcaatgatcgatcatgaaaacgatgatcgatggtgatcacgcatgatgtgacttttcacttaattagaaaatcagtgacaattacctgacaactaaacacacatgtcaaagagggagcttaattttaattttgagactgattacattgtggttttgaggggtacgtTGATTttcagagatgtctcatagcaaccaaactgatacaacactgcaatgctatcattaTGATAATCAAAAGAGTGTAATTAACAGTGTTTTGAACACCcatctctgcaaaacgtttgctaaacatattttattatcatttaatgtaagaactttgactcgttaatggatattattcaataaaagtgaatgtttgtcactgactgtaaacctccctgccctgggtgccgaaatgtttgcgtgacgtaacacacacctgcatctcaacgaaatgggagttgaagatttccgcacgagtttccaactTAGAAGTCTGTCATTATGTGTCATTCTGTTGCAATTTCCCCAGTTGAAATGTGGAAATTCTGACTCTCCGATTTGAATAGATTGCTCCATGAATCattacagcaacaacaatacggagcatcg
This Myxocyprinus asiaticus isolate MX2 ecotype Aquarium Trade chromosome 20, UBuf_Myxa_2, whole genome shotgun sequence DNA region includes the following protein-coding sequences:
- the zbtb2a gene encoding zinc finger and BTB domain-containing protein 2a — translated: MDLAHQGLVLLKHLNAQREFGFLCDCTVAIGDILFKVHKAVLAAFSNYFRMLFIHQDSDCVRLKPSDIQPDVFNYLLNLMYTGKFTTQLIDPLRLEQGVKFLHAYPLLQEASLINPESQDLPLTNNLYGIQISDETFSLPNNNTTCKEDANNCEIMGQEGSEMPDMVYRSPQPVGIESPTQNAAATMIQHLTYGIMRRNTSTRKHYTCNYCGSRFNQRFKLKEHLLVHISQATEPPVSSIQNGYPFEVEGQEMEEANLQADSDVISDTDQQTWMEDTPPPSDIADIDNLEGTDMDREMKRRKFECPNCGRKFIQKSHWREHMYIHTGKPYKCSACGKSFCRANQAARHVCLSQDSESYIMVNKQSLVLCGGEDNSQVDALFLSSERPYKCSMCAVPFSSPSAVPKHQCLANDEAAPVVDSPLGVNENWGLVTSTPQVINSS